A stretch of Candidatus Binatus sp. DNA encodes these proteins:
- a CDS encoding dienelactone hydrolase family protein, which yields MSDTPSLPGYTSFDFSDGRWTRPVYHRGNGHGVIIIHEVPGLHPLVVRFADHVVDAGMAVYLPSLFGEPGRPVSTGYAIGEMLKAICIRREFAVWASDRSSPIVDWLRALARKVHAECGGRGVGAVGMCFTGGFALAMMTEPAVVAPVLSQPSLPLPFGSKTRAAGMNVSPDEVACAKRRFEDEDLSMIGLRFRGDSFVPDARFESYKAAFGNRFEAIELDPKDAAPAPMPPHSVLTLHLDDRPGTPTKLAEERVIQFFRERLASASPV from the coding sequence ATGAGTGACACACCTTCGCTGCCCGGCTACACATCATTCGACTTCAGTGATGGCCGATGGACGCGTCCGGTGTACCATCGCGGCAACGGTCACGGCGTAATCATCATTCATGAGGTGCCGGGGCTTCATCCGCTGGTGGTGCGCTTCGCCGATCACGTGGTTGATGCGGGAATGGCTGTGTATTTGCCGAGCCTGTTCGGCGAACCGGGGCGCCCAGTATCGACCGGCTATGCGATCGGCGAAATGCTCAAGGCAATTTGCATTCGGCGCGAGTTTGCAGTCTGGGCGAGCGATCGTTCTAGTCCGATTGTCGATTGGCTGCGCGCGCTGGCGCGCAAAGTACACGCCGAGTGCGGCGGTCGAGGTGTCGGCGCGGTCGGCATGTGCTTCACCGGCGGGTTCGCGCTCGCGATGATGACCGAGCCTGCCGTGGTCGCGCCGGTACTGTCGCAGCCATCATTGCCGCTGCCGTTTGGCTCCAAGACGCGTGCCGCGGGAATGAACGTATCGCCTGACGAGGTCGCTTGCGCCAAGCGCCGGTTCGAGGACGAGGACCTTTCGATGATCGGATTGCGCTTTCGAGGCGACTCCTTCGTACCTGACGCGCGGTTCGAGTCCTACAAGGCCGCGTTCGGCAATCGCTTCGAGGCGATCGAACTCGATCCCAAGGACGCCGCGCCAGCGCCGATGCCGCCGCATTCGGTGCTAACGTTGCATCTTGACGATCGGCCCGGCACGCCGACCAAGCTGGCCGAGGAACGTGTCATCCAGTTCTTTCGCGAGCGGCTGGCCAGCGCAAGCCCGGTTTGA
- a CDS encoding amidohydrolase family protein — translation MAHKQFAVFDGDSHVVEPPELWTKYLEPEYRTLGKSALWREQGKLGSYLKVNGKVFRDTMNSKIPRHAIWKPGMTWEQVGELDPDVHHAVSAGASNPEARLKDMDAMGVDQALLYPTWFAEGFHLVEDPDIAYPLARAYNDWIADFCKRAPDRLFAASMIPLQNIDYAIEELRRTAKIPCFRAAFIRPMFLEGHYFTHPIYDPLWAELEKLGTTVAVHPAAGLWNPEWTSHGPFFEKVKGRLNLRAFTVAGGGGPAAGGGSDITFGFTASPPMGHPIAPIISHWLDNHMFVASTLIGFTVMERYPNMKMVVAHGKASWMEEVLEKMEASTRTIPLLHHYPVRTDTEEMWEEGKIMLGFDAEERLIQKQPEQFKEKIVWGSRYPHHDTTSAWEAIEKLTQANVAQSTIARMLGGNAAAQFGVPLVQKVGA, via the coding sequence ATGGCGCACAAGCAATTTGCAGTTTTCGATGGCGACTCGCATGTGGTCGAGCCGCCCGAGCTATGGACCAAATATCTCGAGCCCGAGTACCGCACGCTCGGAAAATCCGCGCTGTGGCGTGAGCAAGGCAAGCTCGGCTCGTATCTCAAGGTCAACGGCAAAGTCTTCCGCGATACAATGAACTCGAAGATTCCGCGTCACGCTATCTGGAAGCCCGGGATGACCTGGGAGCAGGTCGGCGAACTGGATCCAGACGTACATCATGCGGTGAGTGCGGGGGCCTCGAATCCCGAAGCGCGGCTCAAAGACATGGATGCGATGGGCGTCGATCAGGCGCTGCTGTATCCGACCTGGTTTGCCGAGGGGTTCCATCTCGTCGAGGACCCCGACATCGCGTATCCGCTGGCGCGCGCATACAACGACTGGATCGCGGACTTCTGCAAACGGGCGCCGGACCGGCTGTTCGCCGCCTCGATGATTCCGCTGCAGAACATCGACTACGCGATCGAGGAATTGCGCCGGACCGCGAAGATCCCCTGCTTCCGGGCCGCGTTCATCAGGCCGATGTTCCTCGAGGGCCACTACTTCACGCATCCAATTTACGATCCGCTCTGGGCGGAGCTTGAAAAACTCGGCACCACGGTCGCTGTTCATCCCGCAGCAGGTCTTTGGAATCCGGAATGGACTTCACACGGTCCATTCTTCGAAAAAGTGAAGGGCAGGCTCAACCTGCGCGCGTTTACGGTCGCAGGCGGAGGCGGTCCTGCGGCCGGTGGCGGCTCCGATATCACTTTCGGCTTCACTGCATCGCCGCCAATGGGTCATCCGATCGCGCCAATAATTTCGCATTGGCTCGATAACCACATGTTCGTGGCCTCGACGCTGATCGGATTCACCGTCATGGAGCGCTACCCCAACATGAAGATGGTCGTCGCGCACGGCAAAGCTTCATGGATGGAGGAAGTGCTGGAGAAGATGGAAGCCTCGACTCGGACGATTCCCCTGCTGCATCACTACCCGGTGCGAACTGACACAGAGGAGATGTGGGAGGAGGGGAAGATCATGCTCGGTTTTGACGCTGAGGAGCGGCTGATACAAAAGCAGCCCGAGCAATTCAAAGAGAAGATCGTGTGGGGCTCGCGCTATCCGCATCACGATACGACCAGCGCCTGGGAGGCAATCGAGAAACTGACTCAGGCCAACGTCGCGCAATCGACGATCGCGCGGATGCTCGGTGGCAACGCGGCTGCGCAATTCGGCGTCCCGCTCGTGCAGAAGGTCGGCGCCTAG